From Paralcaligenes sp. KSB-10:
GTCACCATAATGATCACCGCCAGCGCATTGAGCCAATGGGTCAGCCGCAGCCATACCGGGTGTACTGGAACAGAGCGATGCGCAAAGGCAGGATTGACCAACATGGAGCACCTCGGATGGAATGAATGCATGCCCGCATTATTCCGTCGATCCGGTCGCCAAATCCTCACGTAAAGTTAAATAAATTGTGATAACTGGACAGGCGGGAATTGCGGATAATAGACATGTCGGGTGCGCCCCTCCCCGCCGGCGCCGGAAAATCCGGCCCAGCGCACCCTCAGACGAGCCATCCATGGACCCACGAAAACGCATTCTGGTTGTTGAAGACGATCGCAATATTGCCGAGCTGTTGTGCCTGCATCTGGGTGACGAAGGCTATGCTGTCGAACATGCCGCCGACGGCACGACCGGCATGCGGCTCCTTGAAGGCGGCAACTGGGACGCCCTGGTACTCGACCTGATGCTGCCCGGTATAGACGGGCTCGAGCTCTGCAAGCGCGCACGGGCCATGGCCCGCTACACGCCTATTATCATTACCAGTGCGCGCTCCAGCGAAGTGCACCGGATCCTGGGCCTGGAACTGGGGGCCGACGATTATCTTGCCAAGCCCTTCTCCATGCTGGAACTGGTCGCCAGGGTCAAGGCGCTGCTGCGGCGCACCGACGCCATGGCGCGTAATTTGCGCCTCGACGCGGGCAGCCTCGACCTGGGGGGGCTGAATATCGATCCCCTGGCGCGCACAGCCTTTGTCAACGGGCAGGCCATAGAATTGACGCCGCGGGAATTCGACCTGCTGTATTTCTTTGCCCGCCATCCCGACAAGGTATTTTCGCGCATGGACCTGCTCAATCAGGTCTGGGGTTATCTGCACGATGGCTACGAACACACCGTCAACACCCATATCCATCGGCTGCGGATCAAGATCGAAGCCGATCCGGCCGATCCGCAAAGAATACTGACTGTGTGGGGACGCGGCTACAAATTTGCGGCTGCGCCTGTCCCGCAGGCCGGAAATCCATCATGAAAAACATGACCTTGTCGCAACGCCTTTCGGCTGTCTTTGCCGTCCTGCTGGTGGCCAGTTGCGGTGCGACGGCCTGGCTTCAGATCGCGAGCAGCACGCAGCGCGAACAGGAAATGATACAGCGCCTGTCCAAAGGGCTGGCCGGACAAATCGCAGGCAACAATCAGCTCCTCGACCAGGCAGGCCTAAGGCCCGCGGCGGTCCAGGGGCTGTTCGCACAGTTGATGGCCGTCAACCCCAGCGTGGAAGTCTATTTGCTCGACAATACCGGACGCATTGTGGGTCACGATGCCCCCGAGGGGCATTTGAAGCGCGGGCAAGTCAATCTCGGGCCGATCAGGCGCATGCTGGCCGGGGAGCCCTTGCCGATTTTCGGAGACGATCCGCGCAGCCTCGACGGCAGCAAGGTGTTCAGCGCCGCGCCGCTGCGCCTAGGCACCCGCAGCGATGGCTATATCTATGTAGTATTGCTGGGGGAAACGCGAGACGCCCTGGCCGCCGATATCGCCGCCAGTTCGACCCTGCGCACCGTCTTGTGGTCGATCGCGCTGGTTGCCCTGCTGGGCCTGCTCGCGGGGCTGATTGCGTTTCGGCTCATTACTCGCCCCCTGCGTACGCTTACCGATACCGTACGCAAATTCGACAGCGCCGACATTGCGGCAACCCTGCTTCCCGCGCCTGCGCTGCAGGCAGGCGAACGCGATGAAATCCTGATTCTCAGGCAGGCATTCGGCCAGATGGCGCGGCGCATCGGCGACCAGTGGCAGGAACTCGCCGGCCAGGATCAACAACGGCGTGAAATGGTCGCCAATATCTCGCACGATCTGCGCACCCCGCTGACCTCGCTGCATGGTTATCTGGAAACGCTGCTGGTCAAGGCCGATACGCTCAGCAGCGCCGAGCGGCGCCGCTATCTGGAAGTGGCGCTGGACCAAAGCCGCAAAGTAGGCCGCCTGGCCCAGGAACTGTTTGAGCTGGCACGCCTGGAGTCCGGTCTGGTCCAGCCCGACAAGGAGAGTTTTTCCCTGGCCGATCTGGTGCAGGATATCTTCCAGAAATTCGAACTGGCCGCCGAGGCCCGCCAACTGCGTCTGGTGGCCGAGATGCCGCATTCACTGCCCGACATCAGCGCCGACCTGGGCATGATCGAACGGGTACTGACCAATTTACTGGACAACGCGATTCGCCATAGCCCACCGCATGGCGAAGTCCGGGTCGGCCTGCATTACGCTCACGGCGCAGTACAGGTGCAGATCAGCGACAACGGTCCCGGCATACCACCGGAATTGCGCAACAGCCTGTTCAAACGCTCGTCGCCGCTGCACCGCGCCGACCAGAATCGCGGGGGCCTGGGCCTGCTTATTGTGCACCGCATCCTGCAATTGCATCACAGCAATATCCGCCTGATCGATCAGGCCGGCGCCGGAACTGTTTTTCGCTTCGAGCTAAGCACTGGGCGCTGAAGACCTCGCTTCTGGCGCTATTCCCATCCTTGACTGGCGCTACACCAAACGAAACAAGCTGTCATTTATCCCGTTTTCTGCCGTACCGCTCATTGCCGACGCTGCTCATGCCAATAATCCGCTTGGCGGAAGCCTGCTTGGCGCGCTCTTCATTGATCAATTGCTGGACACTCGATCGCAATGGGCGGAACGGCGTTGGAGTACGGGGTTTGACAAGCATAAACACCTCACTATCAGAAAAAGTACCTTTAACAGACACTCAAAAGCAGGCAAACCGTTCATCATACTGGGCACGGCCGCCTGAACTATCCCTTAACCATACACCTTTTTGCCGAATTCTTTATGACCGCGGGGAATAATCGGGCCCAAATACACTCAATCCGGGCCATATTTAATGGTTTTGGAACAACACGTCACCCCTCCGCCACCATGAGGCAAGATGCTGAAAACAACGATCGCCTGCCGCCGATGCACCTGGCGTTTCTTTAAATATCCAAGATACCTTAAGATAAACACTCGTCCACGCCGCCGATCATCCCATCGCCCTTCGGCACGGCCCGGCGACACACCGATTTTCACCACGGAGAACTCATCATGAGCAAGAGCCACGACAGTAAAAAAGCCCAGAAAAAAGAACCCGCCAAAACCCCCAAGGAAAAGAAAGAAGCCAAAAGGCTGAAAAAGGAAGCCTCCAAGCAGTGAAGCGGGACGGCATCCGCTTTGCAGCCCCTCGATCGACACGCCATATAATAGAGATTGCCTGAAGGAAACTCTGAATGGCGTTCCTAAGAACAGCGCGGCAGGGCGCACAAATACTCTTATGCATAATAAAGCGCTCGTGCTGTTTTCCGGAGGCCAGGACTCCACCACCTGCCTGGCGTGGGCGCTGAAACGCTATGCCCACGTTGAAACCGTGGGTTTCGACTATGGCCAGCGGCATTCCGTGGAACTCGAATGCCGGCAAAACGTGCTTTCAAAGATGCGCGCCAACCATCCCGACTGGGCGGCGCGCCTCGGCGACGACCATATGGTGAATCTGGACGTACTGGGCAATATCAGCGACACCTCGCTCACCAGTGAAACCAGCATCGTCTTCGAACAAAGCGGGCTGCCCAATACCTTCGTACCCGGCAGAAACATACTTTTCTTCACGTTTGCCGCGGCAATCGCCTACCGCCGGGGACTGTCCGTGCTGATCGGAGGCATGTGCGAAACGGACTACTCCGGCTACCCCGACTGCCGCGACAATACGCTGAAATCATTGCAGGTGTCCCTGAGCCTGGGCATGGACCGCCCCCTCGTCATCGAAACGCCGCTCATGTGGCTCGACAAGGCGCAGACCTGGCTGATGGCTGAACAACTGGGCGGCAAAGAATTCATAGAACTGATTTGCGACGATACCCATACCTGCTATCTGGGCGATCGCAATCACCGCCACGCCTGGGGCTATGGTTGCGGCACGTGCCCGGCCTGCGAGCTGCGGGCAAAAGGTTTCGGGGCCTACGCGTCGGGGAGCGCCGGCAATGACGTATAGCGTCAAGGAAATTTTCTATACGCTGCAGGGGGAAGGCGCCAACGCGGGACGCCCGGCCGTGTTCTGCCGGTTTGCCGGCTGCAATCTGTGGACCGGGCGGGAAAAAGACCGTGAACGCGCCATCTGCCAGTTCTGCGATACCGACTTCGTCGGAACCGACGGCGACGGCGGCGGGAAATTCCGCAATGCACGGGCGTTGGCCGAGGCAGTCGCCGGCCATTGGTCGCCGCCAGGGGATGCACACCGCTTTGTCGTGCTTACCGGCGGCGAACCCCTGCTCCAGGTCGATGACGCGCTAATCGGGGAATTGCATGCCCGGGGCTTCACCATAGCGGTGGAAACCAATGGCACCCAAATATGCCCCGCGGGGCTCGACTGGATCTGCGTCAGCCCCAAAGCAGGCAGCGAACTGAAGGTTTTCGAAGGGAACGAGCTGAAGCTGGTTTTCCCGCAGCCCGGCGCCGAACCCGAAAAATTCACTCGCCTGAATTTCGATCATTTCTATCTGCAGCCCATGGATGGCCCCGCGCAAAGCGCCAATACCAAGCTCGCCATGGACTATTGCATGGCCCACCCGCAGTGGAGCCTTGGCGTGCAAACCCATAAATTTCTAGGAATTCGCTGAGCACCGGCGATCATCGACAAACATGCTGACCATTACCAAGCGTCTGGAGTTCGATGCGGGGCACCGCATTCCAGACCATAAAAGCAAGTGCCGCAACCTGCACGGACATCGCTACGCGCTGGAAATCACTCTCGAAGGAGAGCCGGTGGACGTACCTGGCGCCAGCGATAACGGCATGTTGATGGATTTCAGCGACGTCAAGCAAATCGCCCTGCAGCACTTGGTCGATGTGTGGGACCACGCCTTCATCGTCTACGAAGGGGATGCCGTCATGCAACTTTTGCTGTCCGGCCTGCCCGATCACAAGACGGTAGTCGTGCCCAAAATTCCCACCGTCGAGAACCTGGCCGTGCTTGCCTACGAGATACTTGCCCCGCATTACGCGCGCCGGTTCGGCAAGCAATTGACACTGGCCAAAGTGCGCCTGTACGAAACGCCCACGTCGTGGGCCGACTACGCCCCGGGGAATCAAGGGTGAACAGACTGCTGCCGTCCATCGGACTGCTGTGTTGCGCCGCTATGTCGCACGCCGCCAGCTGGGTTCCCGTATCCAATACCGACAGTATTGCCTATTTCGCCGACCCTGGCTCTCTCAAGGCCGAAAAAAACGACCCTGCCCTTGTGGACATACGGGTGCGAGCCGACTTCAGTAAACGGCAGACTGCCTCGTACGATAAAAACCTGTCATACCAGTCCACGCTATCCGCGTATCGCATCGATTGCACCAACAACTTCATCGCGGTGCTGGGCGTCTCGTACTATGCGGCCGGCCAGGCGCAAGGAAAGGCGCTCAAGCGCTATACCTTCGACAAGCCGGCACAACTCGACATCGTGCGCTGGAGCATGTTCGATGATCTAAAACAATACGCCTGCAAGAACGTGGCCATCGACGCCGCGCAGCCGGCGCGGCTTGAAGACCTGAAACCCACCGTCATTCACGACGAGAGGAAAAGCTCGCAGGCCCCTATCGCCAAATAGGGAAACCCGCCTGGCCTCGTGACTGGCCATACCGCGAAACGGCAACTCGCGGCCACACGGCAAAATTTCCGCCTGTCCAGGGGATGCCGAAAAGGTCAGGAGGCCGTTCCGCGCCGATATTCGGCCTGCCCTTCACGGTCAAGGGCTGCAAACTCTTCATCCGACAGGCGAACGCTGGCCGCCGCCACATTCTCTTCGAGATGCCGGACTTTCGATGTGCCCGGGATAGGCAGCACGACCGGACTGCGCTTGAGAACCCAGGCCAGGGCGATCTGGCTGGGTCCCACGCCATGCGTCTTGGCAACCCGGTCCAGCAACGAGCCGGGCTTGGCCAGGTCACCCGCCGCCAGCGGGTACCAGGGAATAAAACCTATGCCGTGCTGCTCACAATGATTCAACACAGTTTCGCTGGCGCGATCGACCAGGTTATAGCGGTTCTGCACGGTAGCCACCTTGAAGTAGGCGGCCGCGGCCTCGATATCGTCGATCTGCACCTCGCTTAGCCCGACATGGCGAATCAGGCCCTCTTTTTGCATTTGCCCTATGCAATCGAACTGTTCCTTGCGCGGAACCTGGGCGTCGATGCGGTGCAACTGCCAGAGATCGATCCGTTCCAGCCCCAGGCGACGCAGGCTCATCAGCACACATTGGCGAAGGTATTCGGGCCGGCCCAGGGGATGCCATTCATCAGGCCCGTGACGGGTCAGGCCGCCTTTGGTGGCGACGCTGATTCCACGATAGGGATGCAGCGCTTCACGGATCAGATCCTCGCTGACGTTGGGGCCGTAGCTGTCGGCCGTGTCGATGAAATTTACGCCGAGCTCGGGAAGACGCCTGAGGGTGCGAAGAGACTCTGCCTTATCGGCCGGTTCGCCCCAGATACCCTGGCCGGTAACTCGCATCGCGCCGAAACCCAGGCGATTGACCGCCAGGTCGCCGCCTATCTGGAACTCTCCCGACGCAATTGCCGAAATTTTATTTGCCATGAAATTTTCTCCTGGTCAAAATCCATACGCCGGGTCAAGCGAGCCCGGTACCGCCGATTTCGCGCTCGATGGCCCGCAGGCACTGCCGCATACGCGGGCCGATGCGGTCGATCATGATTTCGCGGCTGAGGACAAACGCCGGACCGCCGCAGTTAAAAGCATAGCGCGCGCCGCGTGGGCCGGTAAAACCCAGCGCAATCGAATTCACCAGAGGATGCCATTCGCCCATGGAGGTGCAGAAACCCAGGGTTTCGGCCTCTTTCAGCGCCGCATCCACCCCCGAGCCGATGCGCGCCCATTCGTCGGCGGCGGCAATGCGCGCACTGTTGATCAGGGCGCCGCGTTCGGCCGGCGGGAGCGACCATAGGTATGCCCGGCCAATGGCGGACGTGCAGATGTTCAAGCGAGCGCCGATATCGAGACGCGAGAAGACCATGCCTGAATCGGGCCGCACGGTGTCGATCAGCACCATGTCGAAACGATCGGGGACCGCCAGATGCACGGCCGCACCGGCAAACTCGGCCAGTTCGGCCAGGAAAGGCCGGATGCTGGTGCGCAGATCGAAATTGCGCAAATAAGCATTGCCCAGGTCCAGCACGCCAGGAGCCAGTTCGTACCTGTCGCTGTTGTGCAGCTGGCGCAAATGGCCATGGCCGACCAGCGTGGCGATCAGGCGCGATACCGTGGCTTTGGGTATGCCGGTAAGCCGCGACAGCTCGCTATGGCCCAGGGGCTCTTTGTGTTCGGCGACAACCCGCAATAATGTCAGCCCCCGGGCCAGGGCGCTGACTTCGTCGGGGGCATCTGATGGCAGTACGGCAGAGGCAGGCTTGGCGGTCATGACAGAAAAATCGCAAGGCCGTTATGAAGGCATCAATATACCACCGAGGCTTCGGATGCCAGCGCATGCACATCGGCGCGGTCGACGTCCAGCGTGGTGGAACGGCGCAATTCGCGGCGTTGCGACAAATCGTAGCGCCGCCCCCGATGCACGGTACAGCGATTGTCCCAGATCACCAGGTCGCCCACCTGCCAGCGATGCCGGTAGACATAAGCCGGCTGGGTCGCGTGCTCGAGCAGATCGGAGAGCAGCACCCGTCCCTCGGCAACGGGCAAGCCTTCGATGTGGCTGGCATGCACCCCCACGAACAGAAGCTTGCGGCCCGAGCCGGGATGGGTGCGGATCAGCGGCCAGCGTACACGCGGTATGGCATCGATCTGCTGTTGCGTATAGTCGGTGTCGCCCAGCATGAAACGTGAATGCAAGGCAAAATGCTCAGCCTCCAGCCCTTCGATCTCGGCGAGCAAACCCGCGTCGAGCCCATCGTAGGCGGCACGCAGATCGGCGAATTCGGTTTCGCCGCCGCTGGACGGATTGACGACCGAGTGCAGCATGGAATAGCGAGCCGGAGGGTTCTGGAACGAACTGTCGCTGTGCCACAACTGATTGGCCATATTGTTCACGATACGCCGGTGACTGCGTTCCGCTATTTCGCCATCCTCGGCGACATTCGAAATGTCGGCAAGCTCCTTGTATTTCAAACGGGCATGCTGATTGGATGCCTTCTTGAAACCCAGATCGAGCGGCCCGAACGACAGCGTGAATGCCATCTGCTCATCCTGCGAAAGCGGCTGGCCGCGAAACACCAGCACCGCATACCGGTTCATGGCATCGTCGATCGCATCCACCATCTGCGGCGACAAGGGTTTCGTGATATCCACGCCGCTGGCCTCGGCCGCAAACAATGGATGCAAGGGATTTAACTTCAGTGACATGATCGCCCCTTTGGTCTGGTGGAAGATGCGGCAGTACGCGCACTGCCGCGTGCTTAATCGAGGTGAATGTTGCTGTCGTGCGCCACCTGGGTCCAGCGCTGGATTTCCGAACGGATAAGCGCATTCCAATCGGCGGGGCTGGAACCGATGGGCATGACTCCCAGCGAGGCAAAGCGTTTTTTCACCTCGGGCTGCGCCAGGACGGCGGCCACATCGCGCTGAATCTTCGCCACCGCCGGCACGGGCGCGCCGGCCGTTGTGACCAGCCCCATCACGCTGTATACCTTGAAGCCCGGCAGCGTATCGCTCATTACCGGAACACTGGGCAGCGTGGCGTCTCGTTCTGCAGAGGTCAGGGCAATCGCCTTCAGCTTGCCGCTTTCAATATAGGGATGCGCCGAGTACACGAGATCGAACATAAGATCGACACGGCCGCCAAGCAGATCGGTAAGCGCCGGGCCGCTCCCGTTGTATGGAACATGCACGATATCGACGCCCGCCGCCTTCTTGAACATTTCACCCGCCAGATGAGTGGCGGTGCCCAGGCCCGGGGTGGCATACGTGAGCTTCCCGGGATGGCTGCGCGCGTACTTGATCAACTCCGGCAGCGTATTGAACGGCTCGCCGGGCTGGGCCACCAGCACCATATTGGAACGTGCGAGCTCGGTGACTCCGGTGAGATCCTTCAATGTGTCATACGCCATTTTGCTGTGGATCGCCGGGTTGATGGTGTAGGCGCTGATGGCCATGCCCAGCGTATAGCCGTCAGGCGCCGCCTTGGCAACCTGGGCCGTACCGATCATGGTGCCGGCGCCCGGCTTGTTCTCTACCACTACCGGTTGACCCCATTTCACATTGAGGCCATGCGCCACGATGCGGGCAATCGTGTCGGTCGGCCCACCAGCAGGAAACGGTACGACCAGCCGGACCTCATGTTGCGGAAAATCGGCGGCATGAGCCGAGGCTGTCACGACAGGGATCGCCAGCGCCGCAATGGCCGCGGCCAGTAAGCGAGGGAATTTCATCTTGTCTCCTTAATATTTTGATTCTTAGTTTCATTATATTTTAAAAAACAGGCGTGTCAAGGTTTTTTAAAACAATGGATTGAAGACTTTATCCAAAATTAAATTGCATTCAAATCAGAAAATATTCATATTTAATGATATGTTATGAGAAGGATGAAGAGAAACGCACATATGGAAAGCATATGGCTTGCCCTTCCATTTATTAAAATAAAATGATTTATTATTTCAATTTATTCAATTCATAATGGATTGAAATACTTAATTCCAATAGAAAAGCCGCAAATCTGGACATTGATGCGACCCCAGAGGACAATCAAGAGTCGGTGGGTGTATGTACATTACCCGCCTAATTTTCCATGGAGATAACATGGTCCGGCCAGCAGCAATACTGATGCTTTCGATCCTCGCACTCTCCGGGTGCGTTGCGGGCCCATACTCGGACGGCTACTACAACAGCAATTCCGGCCCCTGCGTATATAGCGGAGATTGCATGTACTACGGGGGATATGACGGGGGCTATTACAACCGGTACGACAATCGGTACGACAATCATTACTACAGGGGAAATGACAGAGGGCGCGACAACCACCAGTACAACAGAGGGAATGACAAAGGACACGACAGCCGTCAGAACAGCGGAAACAGGAACAGGGACGACAGGGGGGGAAATAACGCAAGGCCCAACAGGAACAACAGCGGCGCGCTCCTTGGCCGCCCGAGCAATCAAGGCGTCAATAGGCCGACCGACCCGCCATCCATGTTCAATAATTGAAAAGGCTTATTCACGCCGCAGCGGCATCACCTCAAAAATGCAGGTAATGCCGCCCGGCAGCACTACATGCCCAGGCTACCCCGCAGCCGGCTTTGGAAATTCGCCAGCTCGACCGGCAAGCGATTCTTGAGCTTGCCGAACAGCTCCGCATGCAGGCCGAGCTCCTTGCGCCAGGCGGCGGCATCGATGGCCGTGATGTGCTTGAACTTGTCGGCTCCGAAATCGAGCCCTTCCCAGGTGATGTCTTCGTAGCGAGGGGTAATGCCAAACAGATTTTCCTCGCCCTGCGCCGAGCCTTCGATGCGCTCCAGCATCCACTTCAGGATACGCATGTTTTCCCCGAAGCCCGGCCACACGAACTTGCCTTGCGCATCGGTCTGGAACCAGTTGACGCAGAAGATGCGCGGCAAGGTCGCGCCAACAGCCTGCAATTTCTCGCCCAGCTTCAGCCAATGCGCAAAGTAGGAACTCATGTTGTAGCCGCAGAAAGGCAGCATGGCGAAAGGATCGCGACGCACTACGCCCTGTGCGCCCGCGGCGGCGGCAGTGGTCTCGGAACCCAGCGTGGCGGCCATGTATACGCCTTCCAGCCAGTTGCGCGCCTCGGTGACCAGCGGCACTGTGTCCGAACGGCGGCCGCCGACGATAAACGCATCGATGGCCACCCCGGCGGGATTGTCCCACTCGGGATCGATGGCCGGGTTTTGCACCGCAGCCACGGTAAAACGGGCATTGGGGTGCGCCGCCTTGCGGCCGGACTCAGGAGTCCAGTCCTTGCCTTGCCAATCGATGCAGTGCTTGGGAGCCGGGCCCATGCCTTCCCACCACACGTCGCCGTCATCGGTGAGCGCCACATTGGTGAACAGTACGTTCTCGCGCAGCGAAGCCATGCAGTTGAAGTTGGTTTTCTCGTTGGTGCCGGGAGCAACCCCGAAATAGCCCGCCTCGGGATTAATCGCATACAGGCGGCCGTCGGGCCCGGGCTTGATCCAGGCGATATCGTCGCCAATCGTGGTGACTTTCCAGCCAGGCAGGGATGCGGGCGGAATCAGCATCGCAAAATTGGTTTTCCCGCAAGCCGACGGGAATGCCGCGGCCACGTGCATTTTCTTGCCCTGCGGCGAGGTAACACCCAGCACAAGCATGTGCTCGGCCATCCAGCCTTCATCGCGGCCCATGGTGGACGCAATGCGCAAGGCAAAGCACTTCTTGCCCAATAAGGCATTGCCCCCATAACCCGAACCGAACGACCAGATCTGGCGGCTTTCGGGATAATGCACAATGTACTTGGTATCGTTGCAGGGCCAGACGACATCGGCCTCGCCGGCGGCCAGCGGCTTGCCCACCGAATGCACGCATGGCACGAACTCGCCATCGGCGCCCAGCACGTCGTACACCTTGCGACCCATGCGCGTCATGAGGCGCATATTGACCACGACATACGGCGAATCGGACAGCTCTACCCCGATATGCGCAATGGGCGAGCCCAGCGGCCCCATGGAAAATGGAATCACGTACAGGGTGCGCCCGCGCATGCAGCCCGCAAACAGCCCGTTCAGCTTTTCACGCATGGCGGCCGGCGCCGTCCAGTTGTTAGTGGGGCCGGCGTCTTCTTCTTTTTCGGAACAGATGAAAGTACGGTCTTCCACACGCGCCACATCGCTGGGGTCGGACCAGGCCAGGTACGAGTTGGGCCGCTTGGCCGGATTCAGGCGATGCAGCGTCCCGCTCTTGACCATCAGTTCGCACAGACGGTCGTACTCCTCTTGCGAGCCATCGCACCATTCGATGTGGTCCGGCTTAGTCAGCGCAGCGATCTCTGACACCCACGCCTTGAGGCGTGCATGCTTTACCCAGCCGGGGGCGTCGGAAGATGGTTTGGGGCTGACTGTAGCGTTCATGGAACTTGCTCTCCTGATAGGTGATGCCATGCAAAGGCGCGGGCAAACGCTGTGCCAATGCCGACTTGGGTAGCGGGCGGGAGCTTGGCGTAAGCCAAGTCCGTACGCGATCTGCTTGGGAATAAGCTAATTATTCTAAAGCCTATTGGCGGAAAACGCCCGTCGATACATTTGAGCCGGTATTCAGATGCCATAATCGCGGTTGACAATAGGGTTTCATCACAGGAAATTGAAAGGTTAAAAATGAACGGTGCAGATAGCCTTTGCGACACATTGCTGGCCAATAACGTTGATGTATGTTTCGCCAACCCGGGCACATCCGAGATGCATTTTGTGGCAGCGCTGGACAAGAAACCCCAGATGCGTTGCGTCCTGGGCTTATTCGAAGGGGTCGTAACAGGTGCTGCCGATGGCTACGCGCGCATGGCGGACAAACCGGCCGCCACGCTTCTGCATCTGGGCCCCGGC
This genomic window contains:
- a CDS encoding response regulator transcription factor, which translates into the protein MDPRKRILVVEDDRNIAELLCLHLGDEGYAVEHAADGTTGMRLLEGGNWDALVLDLMLPGIDGLELCKRARAMARYTPIIITSARSSEVHRILGLELGADDYLAKPFSMLELVARVKALLRRTDAMARNLRLDAGSLDLGGLNIDPLARTAFVNGQAIELTPREFDLLYFFARHPDKVFSRMDLLNQVWGYLHDGYEHTVNTHIHRLRIKIEADPADPQRILTVWGRGYKFAAAPVPQAGNPS
- a CDS encoding HAMP domain-containing sensor histidine kinase, which produces MKNMTLSQRLSAVFAVLLVASCGATAWLQIASSTQREQEMIQRLSKGLAGQIAGNNQLLDQAGLRPAAVQGLFAQLMAVNPSVEVYLLDNTGRIVGHDAPEGHLKRGQVNLGPIRRMLAGEPLPIFGDDPRSLDGSKVFSAAPLRLGTRSDGYIYVVLLGETRDALAADIAASSTLRTVLWSIALVALLGLLAGLIAFRLITRPLRTLTDTVRKFDSADIAATLLPAPALQAGERDEILILRQAFGQMARRIGDQWQELAGQDQQRREMVANISHDLRTPLTSLHGYLETLLVKADTLSSAERRRYLEVALDQSRKVGRLAQELFELARLESGLVQPDKESFSLADLVQDIFQKFELAAEARQLRLVAEMPHSLPDISADLGMIERVLTNLLDNAIRHSPPHGEVRVGLHYAHGAVQVQISDNGPGIPPELRNSLFKRSSPLHRADQNRGGLGLLIVHRILQLHHSNIRLIDQAGAGTVFRFELSTGR
- the queC gene encoding 7-cyano-7-deazaguanine synthase QueC, which gives rise to MHNKALVLFSGGQDSTTCLAWALKRYAHVETVGFDYGQRHSVELECRQNVLSKMRANHPDWAARLGDDHMVNLDVLGNISDTSLTSETSIVFEQSGLPNTFVPGRNILFFTFAAAIAYRRGLSVLIGGMCETDYSGYPDCRDNTLKSLQVSLSLGMDRPLVIETPLMWLDKAQTWLMAEQLGGKEFIELICDDTHTCYLGDRNHRHAWGYGCGTCPACELRAKGFGAYASGSAGNDV
- the queE gene encoding 7-carboxy-7-deazaguanine synthase; this translates as MTYSVKEIFYTLQGEGANAGRPAVFCRFAGCNLWTGREKDRERAICQFCDTDFVGTDGDGGGKFRNARALAEAVAGHWSPPGDAHRFVVLTGGEPLLQVDDALIGELHARGFTIAVETNGTQICPAGLDWICVSPKAGSELKVFEGNELKLVFPQPGAEPEKFTRLNFDHFYLQPMDGPAQSANTKLAMDYCMAHPQWSLGVQTHKFLGIR
- the queD gene encoding 6-carboxytetrahydropterin synthase QueD, with amino-acid sequence MLTITKRLEFDAGHRIPDHKSKCRNLHGHRYALEITLEGEPVDVPGASDNGMLMDFSDVKQIALQHLVDVWDHAFIVYEGDAVMQLLLSGLPDHKTVVVPKIPTVENLAVLAYEILAPHYARRFGKQLTLAKVRLYETPTSWADYAPGNQG
- a CDS encoding surface-adhesin E family protein, whose translation is MNRLLPSIGLLCCAAMSHAASWVPVSNTDSIAYFADPGSLKAEKNDPALVDIRVRADFSKRQTASYDKNLSYQSTLSAYRIDCTNNFIAVLGVSYYAAGQAQGKALKRYTFDKPAQLDIVRWSMFDDLKQYACKNVAIDAAQPARLEDLKPTVIHDERKSSQAPIAK
- a CDS encoding aldo/keto reductase; its protein translation is MANKISAIASGEFQIGGDLAVNRLGFGAMRVTGQGIWGEPADKAESLRTLRRLPELGVNFIDTADSYGPNVSEDLIREALHPYRGISVATKGGLTRHGPDEWHPLGRPEYLRQCVLMSLRRLGLERIDLWQLHRIDAQVPRKEQFDCIGQMQKEGLIRHVGLSEVQIDDIEAAAAYFKVATVQNRYNLVDRASETVLNHCEQHGIGFIPWYPLAAGDLAKPGSLLDRVAKTHGVGPSQIALAWVLKRSPVVLPIPGTSKVRHLEENVAAASVRLSDEEFAALDREGQAEYRRGTAS
- a CDS encoding IclR family transcriptional regulator; the protein is MTAKPASAVLPSDAPDEVSALARGLTLLRVVAEHKEPLGHSELSRLTGIPKATVSRLIATLVGHGHLRQLHNSDRYELAPGVLDLGNAYLRNFDLRTSIRPFLAELAEFAGAAVHLAVPDRFDMVLIDTVRPDSGMVFSRLDIGARLNICTSAIGRAYLWSLPPAERGALINSARIAAADEWARIGSGVDAALKEAETLGFCTSMGEWHPLVNSIALGFTGPRGARYAFNCGGPAFVLSREIMIDRIGPRMRQCLRAIEREIGGTGLA
- a CDS encoding TauD/TfdA family dioxygenase, translating into MSLKLNPLHPLFAAEASGVDITKPLSPQMVDAIDDAMNRYAVLVFRGQPLSQDEQMAFTLSFGPLDLGFKKASNQHARLKYKELADISNVAEDGEIAERSHRRIVNNMANQLWHSDSSFQNPPARYSMLHSVVNPSSGGETEFADLRAAYDGLDAGLLAEIEGLEAEHFALHSRFMLGDTDYTQQQIDAIPRVRWPLIRTHPGSGRKLLFVGVHASHIEGLPVAEGRVLLSDLLEHATQPAYVYRHRWQVGDLVIWDNRCTVHRGRRYDLSQRRELRRSTTLDVDRADVHALASEASVVY
- a CDS encoding tripartite tricarboxylate transporter substrate binding protein, whose translation is MKFPRLLAAAIAALAIPVVTASAHAADFPQHEVRLVVPFPAGGPTDTIARIVAHGLNVKWGQPVVVENKPGAGTMIGTAQVAKAAPDGYTLGMAISAYTINPAIHSKMAYDTLKDLTGVTELARSNMVLVAQPGEPFNTLPELIKYARSHPGKLTYATPGLGTATHLAGEMFKKAAGVDIVHVPYNGSGPALTDLLGGRVDLMFDLVYSAHPYIESGKLKAIALTSAERDATLPSVPVMSDTLPGFKVYSVMGLVTTAGAPVPAVAKIQRDVAAVLAQPEVKKRFASLGVMPIGSSPADWNALIRSEIQRWTQVAHDSNIHLD